The genomic segment AACGGCGTCACGCTGTACGAGGGATCGTGGAAGGGTCCGCACGGCGAAGTCGAGGCCGAGGTGACGGCGCAGGGAGACCTCGTGGAGATGAAAGAGCATATCTCGCCCGAGGTGCTGCCGAAGGCGGTTCTCGAAGCGGTGCGCAAGACCGCCGGCAGCGACGCGAAGCTTCATGCCGAGAAGCTGACAACCATCCACTACGAAGTGAAGTTCACGAAGAATGGCAAGCGCCACGAAGTGAAGTACACGCCCGACGGCCGCGCGGAAGGCAACGAGGCGGACGGCGAAGACGACGACTAAGCCACTGCTACGTCTCGCGCGTGCTCCTGCTGCCACACCAGCAGCGATACCAGCGCCCAGAGGCAATAGTTGTGATCGGCGCGGCCGCGCGTGTGTTCGTCGAGCATGGCCAATGCGCCGCCGCGATCGAGAATCGTGCCGAAGAAGCAGCGGTCGGCGGCGATAAGCTCGCGCACCATGCCGTTGAGCGGACCGCGCATCCACGGGCCGACGGGCACCTCGAACCCGCGCTTGGGGCGGTGGTGCAGGATCGGCGGCAGCAGATCGCGATACGCGTCGATGAGCATGAACTTCTTTCGCCAGCCGTTGAGCTTCCATCGCCACGGCAGCCCGGCGACAAAATCCGCCACGCGATGATCCATGAACGGCGAACGCACCTCCAGCCCGTGGGCCATGGACATCAGATCGATCTTGGTGAGCATGTCGTCGGGCAATGACGTCTGCCATTCGACGCGCAGATGATGATTCAAGTCGGGCGAGTCTTTCGGCTCGCCGCGAAAGCTCCAGAGCATCTGCGCGATATCGTCGATGATCGCGGGTGAATCCTCGGGCCTGTGCAAGAGGCGCGAGAACGCGGCCGCGTCCGAAGTACGCATCCAGTTGGCGTAACGATGGGGCCCGCGCGGGTCCATGCCTCGCATCGCGCGCTTGAGCTGGCTGGCGACTTTGCCGAAAAACGTTTCGCGTTTGGCGGGCAGACCTTCAACCATCCGCCTTGCCGGGCCGTACAGCGGCGTGCGCGCGAACCAGCCGAAGCGCTCGATCAGCGTGGCCGCGGCGTAGCGTGCGTAGCCGGCGAACTGCTCATCGGCCCCGTCGCCGGAGAGTGCCACCGTCACGTGCTGACGCGTCATGCGACTAAGCAGATAGGTCGGCAGCGCGCTGCTGTCGGCGAACGGCTCGCCCAGGTGCGACTGCACCGTGGGGATGATCTCGCGCACGTCGTCGAGGCGCAGCGGGATTTCCGTGTGATCGGTGCGGTGCATGGCCGCCACGGCCCGCGCATAGCGACTTTCATCAAAATACGCGAACCCCGGAAACGTCACCGAGAACGTCTTCACCCGCCCCGCTGCCACCCGCGCGGCGACGGCCGTGACGATCGCCGAGTCAATGCCGCCCGAGAGGAACACCCCCACCGGCACGTCGGCGATAAGGCGATGTTCGACCGCGTCGGCGACGAGCTCTCGCAATTCCTCGCAGGCGGCCGTGTAGGCCGGACCGTGCGGCTGCGCCGGGAGCGACGCATCCGGCCGGCGCAGCGGGCGAGACCATCGTTCGATGGTCACCGCGCCGTCGCGCCAACGAAGCAGATGGCCCGGACGGAGTTTGAACACCTGCCGAAAGATGGTGCGCGGTGCGGTGATGAAGCCCAGCGAGAGCAATTCGTAAACGGCCCGCGGGTCGATCGATAGACCCCGCAACGGCGGGCGGATCGCCGCCAGCTCGGACGCGAAGGCCAGGCCGCCGTCGAGCTCGGCGTACAGGAGCGGCTTCACGCCGGCGTGATCGCGCGCGAGGGTGAGCGTGTGCGTCGGCGCGTGCCAGACGGCGAAGGCGAACATGCCGTTGAGCCGCGGCAGAAACCCCAGCGCCGGATCGCGCCGGCAGAGTTCCAGCAGGACTTCCGTATCGCCGGTGGAATGAAAGGTCGCGCCGTCGGCACGCAGCGCCTCGCGCAATTCACGAAAATTGTATATTTCTCCGTTGTAGACGAGGCTCGTCGAGCCGTCGGCGCTGTGCATCGGCTGATCGGCCGCGGGCGTGAGGTCCTGCACTTTCAGCCGGCTGTGCGCGAAGGCCAGACCGACGTCGGGCCGCTTCCACGTGCCCGTGCCGTCCGGTCCGCGATGGGCGATTCGCTCGAGCATGCGCGCGAGAACCGCGTCGTCGAACAACCCCTTCGGGCGAATGTAACCGGCGATGCCGCACATGGGCGTGATCTTAGGGTGACGCGGCGGCAGCGGCCAACGCTATTTCGCCTGCAACTTTTTG from the Planctomycetia bacterium genome contains:
- the asnB gene encoding asparagine synthase (glutamine-hydrolyzing); protein product: MCGIAGYIRPKGLFDDAVLARMLERIAHRGPDGTGTWKRPDVGLAFAHSRLKVQDLTPAADQPMHSADGSTSLVYNGEIYNFRELREALRADGATFHSTGDTEVLLELCRRDPALGFLPRLNGMFAFAVWHAPTHTLTLARDHAGVKPLLYAELDGGLAFASELAAIRPPLRGLSIDPRAVYELLSLGFITAPRTIFRQVFKLRPGHLLRWRDGAVTIERWSRPLRRPDASLPAQPHGPAYTAACEELRELVADAVEHRLIADVPVGVFLSGGIDSAIVTAVAARVAAGRVKTFSVTFPGFAYFDESRYARAVAAMHRTDHTEIPLRLDDVREIIPTVQSHLGEPFADSSALPTYLLSRMTRQHVTVALSGDGADEQFAGYARYAAATLIERFGWFARTPLYGPARRMVEGLPAKRETFFGKVASQLKRAMRGMDPRGPHRYANWMRTSDAAAFSRLLHRPEDSPAIIDDIAQMLWSFRGEPKDSPDLNHHLRVEWQTSLPDDMLTKIDLMSMAHGLEVRSPFMDHRVADFVAGLPWRWKLNGWRKKFMLIDAYRDLLPPILHHRPKRGFEVPVGPWMRGPLNGMVRELIAADRCFFGTILDRGGALAMLDEHTRGRADHNYCLWALVSLLVWQQEHARDVAVA